Proteins from a single region of Centropristis striata isolate RG_2023a ecotype Rhode Island chromosome 9, C.striata_1.0, whole genome shotgun sequence:
- the LOC131977267 gene encoding small ribosomal subunit protein eS27-like, giving the protein MRDKDLLYPSLAKERSRHKKKRLVQSPNSFFMDVKCTGCYKITTIFSHSQTVVPCAGCSLILCQPAGGKCRLTEGCAFRKKYS; this is encoded by the exons ATGCGC gacaaGGATCTGTTGTACCCCAGTCTTGCCAAGGAGAGGAGCAGGCACAAGAAGAAGAGGCTGGTGCAGAGTCCCAACTCCTTCTTCATGGATGTCAAATGCACAG GCTGTTACAAGATCACCACCATCTTCAGCCATTCCCAGACAGTGGTACCTTGTGCAGGCTGCTCTTTAATCCTCTGCCAACCAGCAGGGGGGAAATGCAGACTAACAGAAG GCTGTGCCTTCAGGAAGAAATATTCCTGA
- the hsh2d gene encoding hematopoietic SH2 domain-containing protein homolog: MESSQSSQAQREAFIWFTESQLRLVIRNGIVPEWFHGIISRKMAEELLMPKPPGYFLIRVSETRIGYTLSYRAGDRCRHFMINVLDDGHYIVVGENRRHRSLQDLVDFHRRTPIMPFSEVLTVACGQTSNDNTDYAELLFPNRHPNTNTRLQPNNCLHPSVSHPTSQQDVPPALPHRRNKPRSSPVLSPNRLYPALEEEFPTVVTPTPATRKRYAADSLPVPPPEVPARSSLPPLKQNQTCIRTASAPESPHTPTASEHQSVKNQEAKPSVVSNLINLKKKFVKKRSPSQEYMYAEINMEATESSGNAENEYQEIAAGPLSCTAPPLSYTCDVRLTDEELPHEYRPPPPFAPGY, encoded by the exons ATGGAGTCGAGTCAGTCATCACAAGCACAGCGTGAAGCTTTCATCTGGTTCACAGAGTCACAGCTCCGATTAGTGATCAGGAACGGCATCGTCCCAGAATGGTTTCATGGGATCATTTCAAGGAA AATGGCTGAGGAACTTTTGATGCCCAAGCCTCCTGGCTACTTCCTCATCAGAGTCAGTGAGACCAGGATTGGCTACACTCTCTCATACCG TGCTGGGGACCGCTGCAGACATTTTATGATCAATGTGTTGGATGACGGTCATTACATCGTAGTTGGGGAGAACAGGCGCCACCGGTCTCTGCAGGACCTGGTGGACTTTCATCGTAGGACTCCCATCATGCCGTTCAGTGAGGTGCTCACTGTCGCTTGTGGGCAG ACCTCGAATGACAACACTGACTATGCAGAGCTGCTGTTTCCCAATAGACATCCAAACACTAACACACGTTTGCAACCAAATAACTGCCTGCATCCCAGCGTAAGTCACCCAACATCACAACAGGATGTCCCACCTGCCCTTCCTCATCGACGAAATAAACCGAGGAGCTCCCCTGTCCTGTCTCCAAACAGACTGTACCCTGCTCTGGAAGAAGAATTTCCAACTGTCGTCACCCCAACG CCTGCAACCAGAAAGAGATATGCAGCCGACAGCCTTCCAGTCCCGCCTCCTGAGGTCCCTGCTCGGAGCTCTCTCCCTCCACTGAAGCAAAACCAGACTTGTATCAGAACAGCCTCTGCACCTGAGAGTCCCCACACACCTACAGCCTCTGAACACCAGTCTGTGAAGAACCAGGAAGCAAAGCCTTCTGTTGTCTCCAACCTGATTAACCTCAAGAAGAAATTCGTAAAGAAGAGGAGCCCGTCGCAGGAGTACATGTATGCAGAGATTAATATGGAGGCGACTGAAAGCAGTGGAAATGCTGAGAATGAGTACCAGGAGATCGCAGCAGGGCCTCTGAGCTGCACTGCCCCACCACTTTCCTACACTTGTGATGTGAGACTGACTGATGAAGAGTTACCTCACGAGTACCGTCCACCCCCACCTTTTGCTCCAGGCTACTGA
- the LOC131977266 gene encoding ras-related protein Rab-8A, which produces MAKTYDYLFKLLLIGDSGVGKTCVLFRFSEDAFNSTFISTIGIDFKIRTIELDGKKIKLQIWDTAGQERFRTITTAYYRGAMGIMLVYDITNEKSFDNIKNWIRNIEEHASADVERMVLGNKCDVNDKRQVSKDRGEKLALEYGIKFMETSAKANINVENAFMTLARDIKAKMDKKLEGNNPQGSSQGVKITEQPKKSSFFRCTLL; this is translated from the exons ATGGCGAAGACTTACGATTACTTGTTTAAACTACTTTTAATCGGCGATTCAGGCGTCGGGAAGACCTGTGTGCTATTCAGATTTTCAGAAGATGCCTTCAACTCAACGTTTATCTCCACTATAG GTATTGATTTCAAGATCAGAACAATAGAATTAGATGGAAAGAAGATCAAGCTACAGATATG GGATACAGCAGGACAAGAGAGGTTCAGGACCATCACAACAGCATACTACAGAGGAGCAATG GGCATTATGTTAGTGTATGACATTACCAATGAGAAGTCCTTTGACAACATCAAGAACTGGATACGGAATATAGAAGAG CATGCCTCAGCAGATGTGGAGAGGATGGTCCTTGGGAACAAATGTGACGTCAATGACAAGCGACAGGTGTCCAAAGACAGAGGAGAGAAG CTGGCGCTAGAGTACGGTATCAAGTTCATGGAGACCAGTGCAAAGGCGAACATCAATGTTGAGAAT GCCTTCATGACCCTTGCCAGAGACATTAAAGCAAAGATGGACAAGAAGCTG GAGGGCAATAACCCACAGGGCAGCAGTCAAGGAGTAAAGATTACAGAACAACCCAAGAAGAGCAGTTTCTTCCGCTGCACGCTCCTGTGA